One Hyphomicrobium album genomic window carries:
- a CDS encoding SH3 domain-containing protein, which yields MSAAIAQAAPGFATANVNIRTGPDIEFPSVGVIPDGEPLSIEGCLRDESWCDVRWDGGRGWVFSEYLAFDDRGRWVPLPDVGPAYFRIPFVTFAARDYWDRYYVGRPWYRDRDRWFAYQVRPRIGWHGPPRGPRRAGWWREGYRAPAGMGPPPMNWRRPDRFDRHDGRFERRDDRRDHRDDRRDDRRDRRDDRFDRR from the coding sequence ATGAGCGCGGCAATCGCGCAGGCCGCGCCCGGCTTCGCGACGGCCAACGTGAACATCCGCACCGGCCCGGATATCGAGTTCCCGAGCGTCGGCGTCATTCCCGACGGCGAGCCGCTGTCGATCGAAGGCTGCCTGCGCGACGAGTCCTGGTGCGACGTTCGCTGGGACGGCGGACGCGGCTGGGTCTTCAGCGAGTATCTCGCGTTCGACGATCGCGGCCGCTGGGTGCCGCTGCCCGACGTGGGGCCCGCCTATTTCCGCATTCCGTTCGTGACCTTCGCCGCGCGCGACTACTGGGACCGCTACTACGTCGGCCGCCCGTGGTATCGCGACCGCGACCGCTGGTTCGCCTACCAAGTGCGGCCGCGTATCGGCTGGCACGGGCCCCCGCGTGGGCCGCGCCGCGCCGGCTGGTGGCGTGAAGGCTACCGCGCGCCCGCCGGCATGGGTCCACCGCCGATGAACTGGCGTCGCCCGGACCGCTTTGATCGGCACGATGGCCGCTTTGAGCGACGCGACGATCGCCGAGATCACCGCGATGATCGTCGTGACGATCGGCGTGACCGGCGCGATGATCGGTTCGATCGCCGCTGA
- a CDS encoding Tex family protein: MDKINQRIATELNVAPGQVAAAVELLGEGATVPFIARYRKEKTGGLDDTQLRKLEERLGYLRELEDRRASVLKTIEEQGKLTAELARAINGALTKVELEDLYAPYKVKRRTRAQIAREAGLEPLSEALLANPGLDPLVEAAKYIDAGKGVADAKAALEGARHILIERIAETPTLVGQLREWMWSDGELKSVVKKGKTEEGAKFSDYFDFGQRIKDMPSHRALAMLRGMNEGVLDLDLDVAHEAGKPHPAEGRIRSAFGIADRGWPADAWLGETVQRAWKDKLSGSLSTGLLARLKERADAEAIGVFSRNLKDLLLAAPAGPRTTMGLDPGIRTGVKVAVVDQTGKVVATTTIYPHEPRRDWQGSLAALAALCIKHKVDIVSVGNGTGGRETDKLVAELMAKMPELKLTKAMVSEAGASVYSASELAAKEFPDLDVTLRGAVSIARRLQDPLAELVKIEPKAIGVGQYQHDVDQTGLARSLDTVVEDCVNSVGVDVNTASAPLLARVSGLNQTLASNIVAFRDENGAFKARTNLKKVPRLGAKAFEQAAGFLRIMDGKNPLDASAVHPEAYSVVEKISEATKRPLKSIIGDRAFLKSLRPADYADAAFGIPTVTDILAELEKPGRDPRPEFKTATFQEGVDSISDLKPGMQLEGVVTNVAAFGAFVDVGVHQDGLVHISELSDRFVKDPREVVKAGDVVKVRVKEVDAGRKRIALTMKSGAIDRSAADAPRASGPPSTQRSSAPPPKSESAGESALAAAMRRAQERK, encoded by the coding sequence ATGGACAAGATCAACCAGCGCATCGCGACCGAGCTGAACGTTGCCCCTGGGCAGGTAGCGGCGGCCGTTGAATTGCTGGGCGAGGGTGCAACGGTCCCGTTCATCGCCCGCTACCGCAAGGAAAAGACGGGCGGATTGGACGATACGCAGCTGCGCAAGCTGGAGGAGCGGCTCGGCTACCTGCGCGAGCTGGAGGACCGGCGCGCCAGCGTGCTCAAGACCATCGAGGAGCAAGGCAAGCTGACGGCCGAGCTGGCGCGCGCCATCAACGGCGCGCTGACCAAGGTAGAGCTGGAAGACCTCTACGCGCCCTACAAGGTGAAGCGGCGCACGCGCGCGCAGATCGCCCGCGAGGCTGGGCTCGAGCCATTGAGCGAGGCGCTACTCGCCAACCCGGGGCTCGATCCGCTGGTGGAAGCGGCGAAGTACATCGACGCCGGCAAGGGCGTAGCCGACGCCAAGGCGGCGCTGGAAGGCGCCCGCCACATTCTCATCGAACGCATCGCCGAGACGCCGACGCTCGTCGGCCAGCTGCGCGAATGGATGTGGAGCGACGGCGAGCTGAAGTCGGTCGTGAAGAAGGGCAAGACCGAGGAAGGCGCCAAGTTCTCCGACTACTTCGACTTCGGCCAGCGCATCAAGGACATGCCCTCGCACCGGGCGCTCGCCATGCTGCGTGGCATGAACGAGGGCGTGCTCGACCTCGATCTCGACGTGGCGCACGAGGCAGGCAAGCCGCACCCGGCGGAGGGGCGCATCAGGAGCGCCTTCGGCATCGCCGACCGCGGCTGGCCGGCGGACGCATGGCTCGGCGAGACCGTGCAGCGCGCCTGGAAGGACAAACTCTCCGGCTCGCTCAGCACCGGATTGCTCGCGCGGCTGAAGGAGCGCGCCGACGCGGAGGCCATCGGCGTCTTCTCGCGCAACTTGAAGGATCTGCTGCTCGCGGCGCCGGCCGGCCCGCGCACCACTATGGGCCTCGATCCCGGCATCCGCACCGGCGTCAAGGTCGCCGTCGTCGACCAGACCGGCAAGGTCGTCGCCACGACGACGATCTATCCACATGAGCCGCGGCGCGACTGGCAGGGATCGCTGGCGGCACTCGCGGCGCTGTGCATCAAGCACAAGGTCGACATCGTGAGCGTCGGCAACGGCACGGGCGGGCGCGAGACCGACAAACTCGTCGCCGAGCTGATGGCGAAAATGCCGGAGCTGAAGCTCACCAAGGCGATGGTGTCGGAGGCCGGTGCGTCGGTCTATTCGGCGTCGGAGCTGGCGGCGAAGGAATTCCCCGATCTCGACGTCACCCTGCGCGGCGCGGTGTCGATCGCGCGCCGCCTGCAGGACCCGCTCGCCGAGCTCGTCAAGATCGAGCCGAAGGCTATCGGCGTCGGGCAATACCAGCACGATGTCGACCAGACCGGCCTCGCCCGCTCGCTCGACACAGTTGTCGAGGACTGCGTGAACTCGGTCGGCGTCGACGTGAACACGGCGTCGGCGCCGCTGCTCGCCCGCGTGTCCGGCCTCAACCAGACGCTGGCTTCCAACATCGTCGCCTTCCGCGACGAGAACGGCGCGTTCAAGGCGCGCACCAACTTGAAGAAGGTGCCCCGCCTCGGCGCCAAGGCGTTCGAGCAGGCGGCGGGCTTCCTGCGCATAATGGACGGCAAGAACCCGCTCGATGCGTCCGCGGTGCACCCCGAGGCGTACTCGGTGGTGGAGAAGATTTCGGAGGCGACCAAGCGGCCGCTGAAGTCGATCATCGGCGACCGCGCGTTCCTCAAATCGCTGCGCCCGGCCGACTACGCCGACGCGGCGTTCGGCATCCCGACGGTGACCGACATCCTCGCCGAGCTGGAGAAGCCCGGCCGCGATCCGCGACCCGAGTTCAAGACGGCAACATTCCAGGAAGGCGTCGACAGCATCTCCGACCTGAAACCTGGCATGCAGCTCGAAGGCGTCGTCACCAACGTCGCGGCGTTCGGCGCCTTCGTCGATGTCGGCGTGCATCAAGACGGCCTGGTGCACATCTCCGAATTGTCCGACCGCTTCGTCAAGGACCCGCGCGAGGTGGTGAAGGCGGGCGACGTGGTGAAGGTGCGCGTCAAGGAGGTCGACGCCGGCCGCAAGCGCATCGCCCTCACCATGAAGTCGGGCGCCATCGACCGCTCCGCCGCCGATGCGCCGCGCGCGTCGGGACCGCCGTCGACCCAGCGCTCCAGCGCCCCGCCGCCAAAGTCGGAAAGTGCCGGCGAAAGCGCGCTTGCCGCCGCCATGCGCCGCGCCCAGGAGCGCAAGTAG
- a CDS encoding lysozyme inhibitor LprI family protein, producing MRCLFAALAAAVLLAPGAAAAGEYAPMNCAKAKSAAEKTICKDYELGQLEARMATLYAVATSLVAMGQRGDMLGAQRDFLQERENCGADAACIRQKYDARIADLQGTIDAIASRGPF from the coding sequence ATGCGTTGTCTGTTCGCCGCACTTGCTGCGGCCGTTCTGCTTGCGCCGGGGGCTGCCGCGGCGGGTGAGTATGCGCCGATGAACTGTGCCAAGGCCAAATCGGCCGCCGAGAAGACGATCTGCAAGGACTATGAGCTGGGGCAGCTCGAGGCGCGGATGGCGACGCTCTATGCGGTTGCGACCTCGCTCGTCGCCATGGGCCAGCGCGGCGACATGCTGGGTGCGCAGCGCGACTTCCTGCAGGAGCGCGAGAACTGCGGAGCCGACGCCGCGTGCATCAGGCAGAAGTACGACGCCCGCATTGCCGATCTGCAGGGCACGATCGACGCCATCGCCTCGCGCGGCCCGTTCTGA